In Polypterus senegalus isolate Bchr_013 chromosome 12, ASM1683550v1, whole genome shotgun sequence, the following are encoded in one genomic region:
- the LOC120540542 gene encoding uncharacterized protein LOC120540542, with protein MILRIVEKNHARKLKLSSRPASVDALIKIIKEQMELDLQFTLQYEDPDFDGRLTSLVDIKELPQKSVLHITFEEDFSSSSSVASTEILSDVSSPERLTRWPLDLFPVPTFSFDVELKLREGNAEFEKTGRPLKLTRDQKHDILDKLASTIYGFSAYPSGKQIAFVAEALVTKHPCLKEAGSNTGWNGWKNSLLFKMGNYRNKMRRAGCIEVSINAGKRSQNNPDNESPHSGIKRPKRAEVNFLPNFPKGENSTSLECLREQIIEELKKTERNLPLIGRMMQTTFALRRQTIIQFSPPVKEILDLWPALRIESEVYAEFQRITNQNLRNIFYAELDRHIPRLMTLFRQKASKTGKIADSLAGILKVHDEQELHDIHTNVQLFSMHFLCF; from the exons ATGATTCTTCGGATAGTTGAGAAAAACCATGCACGCAAATTAAAGCTCAGCTCACGGCCAGCCTCTGTTGATGCACTGATTAAGATTATAAAAGAACAAATGGAATTGGATCTTCAGTTCACCTTACAATATGAAGATCCAGACTTTGATGGAAGACTTACCTCCCTGGTTGACATCAAAGAATTGCCACAAAAATCAGTTTTGCATATAACATTTGAAGAAGATTTCAGTTCTTCTAGTTCTGTTGCATCTACTGAAATACTGTCAGATGTATCAAGCCCTGAACGTTTAACTAGATGGCCTTTGGATTTGTTTCCAGTTCCTACGTTTTCTTTTGATGTTGAGTTAAAACTTAGAGAAGGGAATGCAGAGTTTGAGAAGACTGGGAGACCTCTTAAACTGACAAGAGACCAAAAACATGATATTTTGGATAAGCTTGCATCTACTATCTATGGCTTCTCTGCTTACCCAAGTGGCAAACAGATTGCATTTGTAGCTGAAGCACTTGTCACAAAACATCCGTGTTTGAAAGAAGCAGGGTCTAACACTGGATGGAATGGCTGGAAGAACAGCCTGCTGTTTAAAATGGGCAATTACAGGAACAAGATGAGAAGGGCAGGATGCATTGAAGTCTCTATAAATGCTGGCAAAAGAAGCCAAAATAATCCTGACAATGAATCTCCACACTCTGGTATTAAAAGACCCAAGCGTGCAGAGGTTAACTTTCTGCCCAACTTTCCCAAGGGAGAAAATTCCACATCTCTTGAGTGCTTGAGGGAACAGATCATTGAAGAGCTAAAGAAGACTGagagaaatctacctctgatTGGAAGGATGATGCAGACCACATTTGCCCTGAGACGACAGACCATCATCCAATTCAGCCCACCAGTGAAAGAAATTCTGGACCTCTGGCCTGCTCTGCGCATAGAGTCTGAG GTGTATGCAGAATTCCAGCGGATCACAAACCAGAACTTGCGCAACATATTCTATGCAGAGCTTGATCGTCACATCCCACGCTTGATGACCTTGTTTAGGCAGAAGGCATCCAAAACTGGAAAGATTGCAGATTCTTTGGCTGGCATTTTGAAAGTCCATGACGAACAG GAATTACATGATATACACACAAACGTACAACTGTTCTCCATGCACTTCCTGTGTTTCTGA